Within Anolis sagrei isolate rAnoSag1 chromosome X, rAnoSag1.mat, whole genome shotgun sequence, the genomic segment CCTCTGACCCCTAAAACAGGAAGACCCGCCCACCTGTCTTGGATGCGCCGGAAGCTGTTCCCAAGGACGGCCATCTTGGAAAGTGTTTTCGGGGCCCAGTTGCTCCAGAGCAGGTTGTTGTACAGGGCTTTCCCACAATGCACCATGAAGAACAGTGTCCGCACACCTGAAACGACACTGTGCTTCCCTTCCTGCAGAGGAGCAAGAAGAAGAAACATTATTATTGTGAAAATATTCTgtaaatattgcaaaaaaaattgcaaaaatattcaggaaatatatcgtcgaaggctttcatggtcggaatcactgggttgtaggtttctcaggttgtatggccatgttctagaagcattctctcctgatgttttgtctgtatctgtggtaagcatcctcagaagttgtaaggcaacctctgagaatgcttgccacggatacaggcaaaacgtcaggagagaatgcttctagaacatggccatacaacctgaaaaacctacaacaacccattcaggaAATAGTTGcaaaaatatttgggaaaatATAGCAAAAAGAGGcattataataattttatgtatttatttatttattattgcacaAAATATCCAACAAATActgcaaaaatatatttaaaatattccaaCATATTctgaaacatattatttttatattttacataCTATTTTAACACCCCATAAATATTCCACAAATAttgcaaaaaatattccaaaactatTTCAGAAACATTGCACAAATATTCTGAAAACataaaaaaacttacaaaaataTTCCTCAACGAGGAATtactattatgtattatttttatttattattgcaacaaaaaatccaataaatattgcaaaattgttCTGAAAGAATATTCCATAAATTACGGAAATATTTCAAAAAGAGCTCTTGTTGTCATCATAtagtagtattatttattattgcaaaACTATCCAAGAAATAAATCTTTTGAAAGAGTATTTTGAAGATATTGCAAAATATTACCAAATAGAGGTAGTagtaccattatttatttatttattattacctcATTTTCTGTAATGACTTGGAGCCCGAGGCGATGAAGGACCTCGATTTCGAATTCAGAAAAAACGGGATCGAAGACAAAGCAACAATTGCGAGGAATCTTGAAATAAGGAAAACAGATggagaagatatatatatatttatctatacacataataaaagtggaaatctgtatgtatgtgtgtgtggctgaggTGTTCCTTTCTCCATTGAtatggaatttgcatggccccaCCCACTGACTCTCCCATAATCCTTTGGGAGGagaatggacaatggatgatgggacttgcagtaccttcactcacttccacggaccactgtgacccccacaaatgacagatctggaccaaacctggcacacagacccctcatgaccaacagaacatactggaaggggtCTGGGAGGGGAACCGACCCACCcgcgtgggagttatagttcactctgcatccagagagccTTGTGAAGTTTGGTCCAAGGACAAAcaaggatcaaacttggcaaacagaacctccatgaccaacagaacacactggatgGGTTGGGGGAACTGATCTATccacgtgggagttgtagttcactatgCATTtggagagtattctgaaccctaccaaagaCTGTGtatacaggcagggtttgggggcgattgaccttggcatatgggagttgtagttctcctgcaCCCACTGAACGCAGCCGACTTTGGATATAGaataaacttggagcacagataAACAAACAAGACATCGCCGTGTAAGTActgcaaaattattttgaaaaaatgttcttaaaatgttgaaaaatcttctaaagtgtttcaaaaactgcaaaaacatgctaaaatattgcaaaaaaaatctaaaaatgttGCAAAATTGCAAAActaatatttatttgtcgtgtcaggacaaccagtcaaactacatttctaacagaaccaaGTAAACAAACAGacgaaatacaaaatttgtgagtttggtagttgattaaatgtcctttgaccagtatctggccacttggagtgcttctggtgttgctgcaagaaggtcctccatggtgcatgtggcatggctcaggttgcattgcagcaggtggtcagtggtttgctcttctccacactcgcatgtcaaggattccactttgtggccccatttctgaaggttggctctgcatcttgtggtgccagagcgcagtctgttcagcgccttccaagtcgcccagtcctctgtgtgcccagggggaactctcatttgctatcagccattggttgaggttctgggtttgagcctgccacttttggattctcgcttgctgaggtgttccagcgagtgtctctgtagatcaatGTTTCTAAacgtgggggtcgggacccccgtgggggtcgcgagggggtgtcagaggcgtcaccaaagaccatcagaaaacatagtattttctgttggtcatgggggttctgtgtggaaatttggtccaattctatcggtggggttcagaatgctatttcattgtgggtgaactataaatcacaactcccaaatggcaaggtctattttctccaaactctaccagtgttcacatttgggcacattgagtatttgtgccaagtttgatccagatccatcattgcttgagtccacagtgttctctggatgtaggtgaactacaactccaaaaaactcaaggtcaatgtctaccagaccttcccagtattttctcttggtcatgggaattttgtgtgcctagtttgattcaattccatcattggagttcagaagactctttgattttaggtgaactataaatcccagcatctccagcattaccaaatgacaaaatcaatcacccccaacgtcaccattattcaaatttgggcgtattgggtatttgtgccaaatttggtctagtgactgaaaatacatcctgcatatcagatatttagattacctttcataacagtagcaaaattgtgtgaagttgcaacgaaaataacattatggttgggggtcaccacaacatgagggtcgcagcattagaaaggttgagaaccactgctgtagatcttagaaaactatttctagatttaagtcgctgatgtgctggctgatacccaaacagaagatgggctggagatgtcactgccttggtcctttcactattggctgctacttcccggcggatgtccggtggtgcaataccggctaagcagtgtgataatgcagcatgtctcattaagagccacatccactgttttagtgtggtgagatgtgttccacactgggcatgcatactcagcagcagagtagcacagcgcaagggcagatgtcttcgctgtgtctggttgtgatccccaggttgtgccagtcagctttcgtatgatattgtttctagcgcccactttttgcttgatgttcaggcagtgcttcttgtaggtcagagcacggtccagagtgactcccaggtatttgggtgtgctgcaatgctccagtgggattccttcccaggtgatcttcagagctcaggatgcttgtctgttcttaaggtgaaaggcgcatgtctgtgttttagatggattagggatcagctggttttccctgtaataggcagtaagagcacctagagcttcggagagcttctgttcaaccatctcaaagctccctgcttgagcggtaatggcatgatcatcagcatagatgaaactctctgtcccttctggcagtggctggtcatttgtgtagatgttgaacatggatggagcaagcacgctcccttgaggcaggccgttcttctgtttccgccatctgcttctctggccctgggactcaacaaaaaagctcctgttttgtagcaggtttcctatgaggcgggtgaggtggtagtcctttgtgatatgatacatttttctcaggaggaggcggtggttcacagtatcataggcatcACAGTATCATAGTATTATAGAAGAAGCAAAACTAATACTCTAATTTGCaaaaagagcccccggtggcgcagtgggttaaagcactgagctgctgagcttgttgactgaaaggttgcaggttcgattctggggagcggcgtgagcttccgctgtcagccctagcttctcccaacctagcagttcgaaaacatgcaaatgtgagtagatcaataggtaccgctccgacgggaaggtaacggcgctccatgcagtcatgccagccacatgaccttggaggtgtctacggacaacgctggttcttcggcttagacaccccagagtcagacatgactggacttaatgtcaggggactacctttacctttaatttgCAAAACCATTCTAACAAGattgcaaaaatattttgaaaatattctaaaatgtttcaaaaactgcaaaaaaaatcttaaaatattgcaaaaattGCAAAACTAATACTCCGATAACATtgcaaaatattctaaaaatatcGCAAATATATTCTGAGAAATATTCTGAGCAATACCTGGAGTGTTTGCAAGAGCAGGAGAAGGAAGGCCATTTGTGTTTTTGCAATGGAACAAGAAGAGAAGCTTCCGATCCCATAAGAAACGCATTGGAAAGGCTCCGAAAGGCTCAGCTTTTCCAATGAAAGAatgccttcttcttcctccataaGGGACTTTTGCAGGGATTGCAAGATGATGCctatgaaaaggaaggaaaggtaaatttattatttatcattattttgattttatttatttatttatttatttactgtatttgtataccgcctttctcagccaatcgacGACGCAAGGCggtatatttaataatatttattattgttgttatttattgttgcaaaaatattccagaaataatatttttaaatatcatggaaatattgtgaaaatattctaaaaatattccattaaatattttgaaaaaaatattccatAAATATACTTGAAAACATAAGATAAATATGCTTAAAATATTGCAAAAGTATTCtggaaaaaaatcttaaaatattctgaaaaatattctaaaatattgcaaaacattagaaaaataagaaaacaatctACAAATATTCCAtaaatatactttaaaatataataaatattacaaaaatattccagaaataataattttaaatatcatggaaatattgtgaaaatattctaaaaatattcCATTAAATCTTTTGAAAAAATATTCCATAAATATACTTTAAAACGTAAGATAAATATTCTTAAAATATTGCAAAAGTATTCTGGAAAAATTCTTAAAATCTTctgaaaaaatattctaaaagatTGCAAAACATTAGAAAAATAAGGAAACAATCTACAAATATTTCAtacatatactttaaaatataagaaatattctgaaaatattacaaaaatactCCAGAAATATTCTAAAAGTCTGCCCAAAAATATATTCTAAAGATATTGCAAAATATTCCATAAACATTCTAAAACCATTACGAAAGTATTCTGAGAAAAATATTCAACAAATATTTCAtgaatattctttttaaaattccaaaaatatTGTTAAAACATTCTACAGTATTCCAGAAATATtctgaaaaagaaaatactgtaaaAATGCTGCAGAACTATGCAACAAATATTTTTTGGTGGGGGAGGGGGATCCCataaatattctaaaatattAATAAAGTATTCTAAACATGTTGCAAAATATTCTAGAAATATTCGTTCAATATCCTaacgtcatcatcattattattactatttcattattatGATTACAGGCCTTACTTTGGCTTAAATCCCAGAAGCCTGAGCTTTGCAATTCGAAgctgcaagaaagaaagaaaaaaaggaggaattcaataggatattattattaataataatatgggatAGTTGTAGCATTTGATTATTTTATacatttcaaattatatttttatttatttattttcatttattattttcttctatttattttatatttaattgtatttctttgttatttatattatattatatttatattattttcacttactttattatattatttgttatattttattatgttattattttgcattatattatttaatttgtagtattttattattatttataaaaataactaacttaaccctttcctacccattTCTATGGCATAtatcaaacaggaattgatcagcaactgaacaagagctttgggaagaattcaccatgatttagaggagttgtagttcacctatatccagcgaGCACagcgaaccccaccaacaatggatctggacgaaacttgccacagatgataggatttgcagtaataataataataataataattttactgggttgttgtaggtttttccgagctatatggccatgttctggaggcaatttttctcctgacgtttcgcctgcatctatgacaagcatcctcagaggtagtgaggtctgttggaagtaggaaaaatgggtttatatatctgtggaatgaccagggtaatgtttcagctgatcaccttgatttgcattcattgaaatccacaagcatgtggacaatttcaatagaaaggaggaaaccatgaagatgaacaaaatctggctaccagtattaaaaaactcaaaaattacaacagcaaaacaacagagagtaaacaatcaggcacatcaattcactcccaacaagagattccccccaggcgcttccaggccactgaatgcaaatcaaggtgatcagctgaaacattaccttggtcattccacagatatataaacccatttttcctacttccaacagacctcactacctctgaggatgggggagctttgagatggtagaacagaagctctccgaagctctaggtgctcttactgcctactacagggaaaaccatctgatccctaatccatctaaaacacagacatgcgcctttcaccttaagaacagacaagcatcccgagctctgaggattacctgggaaggaattccactggagcattgcagcgcacccaaatacctgggagtcactttggaccgtgctctgacctacaagaagcactgcctgaacatcaaacaaaaagtgggcgctagaaacaacatcatacgaaagctgactggcacaacctggggatcacaaccagacacagtgaagacatctgcccttgcgctatgctactctgctgctgagtatgcatgcccagtgtggaacacatctcatcacactaaaacagtggatgtggctcttaatgagacatgccgcattatcacggggtgtctgcgacccacaccactggagaaattacactgcttagccggtattgcaccacctgacatccgccgggaagtagcagccaatagtgaaaggaccaaggcagagacatctccagctcatcccctgtttgggtatcagccagcacgtcaacgacttaaatcaagacatagttttcttagaactacagagacactcgctggaacaccccagcaagcgagagtccaaaagtggcaggcccaaacccagcacctcaattcatgggtgataccagatgagagagtcccccctgggcactcagaagactgggcgacttggaaggcgctgaacagattgcgctctggcaccacgagatgcagagccaatcttaagaaatggggctacagggtggaatcctcggcatgcgagtgcggagaagaacaaaccactgaccacctgctgcgatgcaccctgagccctgccacatgcacgatggaggaccttcttgcggcaaccccagaggcactccaagtggccagatactggtcaaaggacatttaaccaaataccaaatttacaaaatctgtgtggttttttttttctttctttttttttctttttctttttaatctctgtgtttgttttgctctgttggaattgtaatacaatggttgctgatgacacgataaataaacctctgaggatgcttgccatagatgcaggcaaaacgtcaggagagaatgcctctagaccatggccatatagcccggaaaaacctacaacaacccagtgatcccggccatgaaagccttcgacaatacaataattattttattttactactttatatattatattttattgtgatgtgttttttcgttgccttgtattttattttgttgtatctgTATTTTCGGCCTTGGCCTCAcattagccgccccgagtcccctttggggagatggtggcggggtataaataaagtttattattcggttgttgtaggtttttcaggctatatggatatgttctagaagcgttatctcctgacgtttcgcctgcatctatagcaagcttcctcagaggttgtgaggcctgattattattaatattattattattattattattattattattattattatcatcatcatcatcctttaatCTCAGGATCGGGTAACTCTGGTACATTTGGGGTCCAATTTTCTGTCTTTTGAAGTCTCTGGGGGCGACACAGACAGTCATCAATGCAAAAGAATAATGGCAACTCCAGTGGTTAggggtggtggttgttgtttcatagaatcacagagttggaagagacctcatgggccatccagtccaaccccctgccaagaaacaggaatattgcattcaaagcacccctgacagatggccatccagcctctgtttaaaggcttccaaagaaggagcctccaccacactccggggcagagagttccactgctgaacggctctcacagtcaggaagttcttcctaatgttcagatggaatctcctttcttgtagtttgaagccattgctacgcgtcctagtctccaaggaagcagaacacaagcttgctccctcctccctgtggcttcctctcacatatttatacatggctatcatatctcctctcagccttctcttcttcaggctaaatatgcccagttccctaagccgctcctcatagggcttgttctccaggcccttgatcatttgagtcgtcctcctctggacacattccagcttgtcaatatctctcttgaattgtggtgcccagaattggacacaatattccaggtctaaccaaagtggaataaaggggtagcattacttccctagatgctccgattcatgcaggccaaaatcccattggctttttttgccgccacatcacattgttggctcatgtttaacttgttgtccacgaggactccaagatctttttcacacgtactgctctcaagccaggcatcgtcccccattctgtagggCAGCAGGGAAAGGTGAGCAAGGAACATTACAGCAACTTTTATAGTAACTGGGAAATGCCAGTTACAGAGCTATGCCACAGAGATATGCCATAACTCTATGTCCAAGCTGCTTTGTTATTTCAATATTAGGGAGCCATGGGGatatagtgggttaaacccttgtactggctaAACTGTTGACCTGAAAACCAGAAGTCTGAATCTGCGAGAtgtggtgagctcctgtctatcagccccagcttcccatgtggtgacatgagagaagttttaattgtgcaaaagctcccctggccactgccataGAAATTATATTTCTAtgagttgttgcaggttttttcaggctgtatggccatgttctagatcaggggtcctcaaacctttttaacagagggccaggtcacagtccctcaaactgttggagggccggattataatttggaaaaaaaaaacatgaacgaattcctatgcatactgcacatctattatttgtagtgtaaaaacacttaaaaacaatacaataattaaaatgaagaacaattttaacaacaataaacttattagcatttcaatgggaagtgtgggcctggttttggctgatgagataggattgttgttgtatgctttcaagtcatttcagacttaggttgaccctgaccgaGAGCtgggtaaaggaccttggagggccgtatctggcccccgggccttattttgaggacccctgatgtaagcCATAACAAACTAGGGGTAATCTACAAGGCCCATTCTCTCCCTATAAGAACAATGGGACTTAGAGGAGAAGACAAACATTTCAGAAGTACTCGTTAAAGGAACTCTCCTTTGGAGGACAATATGGTCATTCAGATAGACATAAATGACTTTATATAGATGGGACAACCACCAATAAGGATGATAGGATTTAGTGAAGGACCTCCTAGAACAAAGGTCCACCCATAAGGGACAACTTGGTCCTTTGGACCATCTAGACTCAAGACCTTTAGGATTCCAAAATACATTCAAAATGGTATGGCCCCATTATCTCCGTATGATGGGATTTAGTGCAGAACCTTCTAGAAGTACGCAAAACATGGGTCCGTCCATAATTTGGTCAACACATTGGTCAGTGGGTTCATCCTGTTGGTCAGTCCCATCTATGGTTGACCAATGGACTCAACCATTGAGTGTTGAGTCAATGCATCAGTCAATGGATCCATT encodes:
- the SRRD gene encoding SRR1-like protein encodes the protein MEAESGWQRAEKRRKRNRKREKEGGNPAETLERRLQEISFELQSSGFWDLSQSIILQSLQKSLMEEEEGILSLEKLSLSEPFQCVSYGIGSFSSCSIAKTQMAFLLLLLQTLQIPRNCCFVFDPVFSEFEIEVLHRLGLQVITENEEGKHSVVSGVRTLFFMVHCGKALYNNLLWSNWAPKTLSKMAVLGNSFRRIQDRMPSKIFHKEYTYIAKILLATDETPFPSHPQYMDIFNDTSIHCFPLSKLEELSGEIWKLPEEPVYEENEEGQLEIIRKNQKKEICMDFEGNEKKL